One Nicotiana tomentosiformis chromosome 4, ASM39032v3, whole genome shotgun sequence genomic window carries:
- the LOC117273661 gene encoding uncharacterized protein produces the protein MICDGPFIPMITIGEGTIIFLKTIKEYDDADRKTIEKNFRAKKILSAKEKWEALQTAHEGIAQVKQSKIDMLTAEYELFKINEDEVIQDMHIHFTTIINELHSQRLSSSQR, from the exons ATGATATGTGATGGTCCTTTTATTCCCATGATAACTATTGGTGAGGGAACAATTATATTCCTAAAGACAATAAAGGAGTACGATGATGCTGATAGAAAGACCATCGAGAAGAACTTTAGGGCAAAGAAGATTCTT TCTGCTAAGGAGAAATGGGAAGCTCTCCAAACTGCACATGAGGGAATTGCTCAGGTTAAGCAGTCCAAAATAGATATGCTTACTGCTGAATATGAACTTTTCAAGATAAATGAGGATGAGGTCATTCAGGACATGCATATACATTTCACCACTATTATCAATGAGCTTCACTCCCAAAGACTGTCCTCTTCACAACGCTAA